AGAACTCCAGCGCCCCGCCCAAGGCAGACAGCGACAGGGTTTTGTAGTCGTTGCGGGTCAGCGGGCGCGATGGTTGTGCACTGCTTGCGGGCACGGAGGACATGGCAAGGCTTCTCTTATAGTAATGACGGCAAGCCCGGGACTTGCGGCGGGTCTGGCAAGATAGCAAATCGCTTGAAAAAGCACAGCGTCCACCGAATAACACTTTGCAGGCGCGCGTTATTCCCCGTTTTTTCCCTTTATTAGCCATCAGAAGCACAGTTGCAGGAAAAAGCCGCATTACAGCCGTGATTTGCCGAACAAATGAGCGCCGGGAGGTCGTCGCGGCGCAAGCGTCTCGATATACTCGGCCCGTGCAAGCGCCAAACCCGCTGTCTTGAGGGGCTGCTGTGCCAAACCGTCGTTGGGTGCCATCCAGCCGATTTGGCAGAGTTTCCCTTTAGTTCGCCTTACGAGAAACGCATCGAGCGGTGTATGTTGGTGCTGAAACGTTTTTCCAGAAGACGGCTATCCACTTGAAATACCCATGAAGCGTCACGGGTCAGAGGCACCCTCGGCATGATCGAACTCGAACAAGAAGATCCTATCCCGCAAGGCGATCTCGCCCTGCAAATTACCGCACTCCCGCGCGAAACCAACGGTTTTGGCGATATTTTCGGCGGCTGGCTGGTCGCGCAGATGGACCTGGCCGGCACGGCCATGGCGAGCAAAGTCGCGGGTGGGCGTGTCGCCACCGTGGCCATCGATCGCATGGCGTTCCTGGTGCCGGTCGCGGTCGGCGCACAGCTGTCCTTCTACACCCAGGCCCTGGAAATCGGCCGCAGCTCGATTCAGATGATGGTCGAAGTGTGGAGCGACGACCCGCTGTCCAGCGAATGGCGCAAGGTAACCGAGGCAGTATTTGTGTTCGTGGCCATCGATGGCAGCGGCCGTACGCGCTCGGTTCCGTCGCGCGCGCGTTAAACATCGCCGGGTTTTGACGGTCAATTGCCCCATTGCCTGCCATTTGAGAGCACTGCTATGCCTACGCCCCACGTTGAAAGCATGAAAATCGACGAGCTGGACTGCTGGCGCTTCCGCCACAACGGCGCGCAAGTGCTGGTGGCCCAACA
The sequence above is a segment of the Pseudomonas sp. R76 genome. Coding sequences within it:
- a CDS encoding acyl-CoA thioesterase — protein: MIELEQEDPIPQGDLALQITALPRETNGFGDIFGGWLVAQMDLAGTAMASKVAGGRVATVAIDRMAFLVPVAVGAQLSFYTQALEIGRSSIQMMVEVWSDDPLSSEWRKVTEAVFVFVAIDGSGRTRSVPSRAR